In Marixanthomonas ophiurae, one genomic interval encodes:
- a CDS encoding sensor histidine kinase: protein MQLKSKVLILFSVSTLIALIGIQGYLIYNSYELKQKTITIDARNAIAKIYTAPAVDSIAWMYRTDFLNHLEAYKNQKISKQEILQLLDKKSTEINPGFLDVFNKGLNQFDDDYKIQFKKIVTSITLTDSLGNVETLYPEKSTDTIILLGENFQQQKGMLINNSTWQKDHEVFYNESSEVFDLDFKSSIFMNISNWNSLIIRELSGLLILSSLLFLFVVGLLYYSIQNLLKQKRVAEIKTDFINNITHELKTPLSTLSLATKTLTSEHAKGNEEMTSEAIQIIDRQNTRLQNLIDQVLKSSLGYQQIQLSTEAFNGCTFLKELLDDYCLTISPSITIDRNVESTGIPIIADKFYLSTAIINMLNNAIKYGGTKLKVAYTIDKIDSTHTFIIQDNGIGISPKYQKYIFHKFYRISEKNTHNYKGLGLGLYYTSQIIKAHEGTISVKSETDKGATFIIKIPIVS, encoded by the coding sequence ATGCAACTAAAATCCAAGGTATTAATTTTATTTTCAGTATCTACTTTGATTGCCCTAATAGGTATTCAAGGCTACCTTATTTATAATAGCTACGAGTTAAAGCAAAAAACAATTACTATCGATGCTCGTAACGCTATTGCTAAGATTTATACTGCCCCGGCAGTAGATTCAATTGCTTGGATGTACAGAACCGATTTTTTAAACCATCTTGAGGCATATAAAAACCAGAAAATTTCAAAACAGGAAATACTTCAGTTATTAGATAAAAAATCTACAGAAATTAACCCAGGTTTTCTTGACGTCTTCAATAAAGGATTAAATCAATTTGATGATGATTATAAAATTCAGTTCAAAAAAATTGTAACCTCTATCACTCTCACCGACAGCCTCGGAAATGTAGAAACCCTATATCCTGAAAAAAGCACCGATACCATTATTCTCCTTGGTGAAAATTTTCAACAACAAAAAGGCATGCTAATCAATAATAGCACATGGCAAAAAGACCATGAAGTTTTTTATAATGAAAGTTCTGAGGTTTTTGATTTAGATTTCAAATCTAGTATTTTCATGAATATTTCAAACTGGAACAGTTTAATAATTAGAGAACTTTCTGGTCTTTTAATCCTTTCTAGTTTGCTATTTCTTTTTGTAGTGGGCCTTTTATATTATTCCATTCAAAACTTATTGAAACAAAAACGAGTTGCTGAAATAAAAACCGATTTTATTAATAACATTACCCACGAGCTCAAAACACCACTCTCTACCCTATCGCTTGCTACAAAAACGCTTACTAGCGAACACGCAAAAGGGAATGAGGAAATGACTTCGGAGGCCATTCAAATAATTGATAGACAAAATACTCGCCTTCAAAACTTGATAGACCAAGTTTTAAAAAGCAGTTTGGGCTATCAACAAATTCAACTTTCAACCGAGGCTTTTAATGGCTGTACCTTTTTAAAGGAACTGTTAGATGATTATTGTTTAACTATTTCCCCTTCTATAACCATTGACAGAAACGTCGAGAGTACTGGAATACCTATAATAGCTGATAAATTTTATCTAAGCACCGCTATTATTAATATGCTCAATAATGCCATTAAATATGGTGGTACAAAGCTAAAAGTAGCATATACGATAGATAAAATAGATTCAACACACACGTTTATCATCCAAGATAACGGGATTGGTATTTCCCCTAAATATCAAAAATACATTTTCCATAAATTTTATCGTATAAGTGAAAAAAACACCCATAATTATAAAGGCTTAGGTCTTGGTTTGTATTATACCAGCCAGATAATAAAAGCGCACGAGGGCACTATTTCAGTAAAAAGCGAAACAGATAAAGGAGCTACATTCATTATTAAAATACCCATTGTATCATGA
- a CDS encoding thiol-disulfide oxidoreductase DCC family protein — MNSDKTHKIILFDGVCNLCNSSVVFAIKRDKNDVFRFAALQSKVGEQLISKLNIDTSKTDSIILIDGEKYHEKSSAALRIAKQLSGGWPLLYVFIILPEFIRDSVYSFIAKNRYKWYGKRESCMIPTPELQAKFL; from the coding sequence TTGAATTCAGATAAAACACATAAAATAATTCTCTTTGACGGGGTTTGCAATCTTTGCAATAGCTCGGTTGTATTTGCTATAAAAAGAGACAAGAACGACGTGTTTCGGTTTGCAGCTTTGCAAAGTAAGGTTGGAGAGCAACTTATTTCTAAATTAAATATAGATACTTCAAAAACCGATTCCATTATTTTAATTGATGGTGAAAAATATCATGAAAAATCTTCGGCAGCACTTCGTATTGCAAAACAACTTTCTGGTGGCTGGCCACTACTCTACGTCTTTATCATCTTACCAGAATTTATAAGAGATTCAGTTTATAGCTTTATTGCCAAAAACCGTTACAAATGGTATGGTAAAAGAGAAAGTTGTATGATTCCTACCCCTGAATTGCAAGCTAAATTTTTGTAA
- a CDS encoding endonuclease MutS2, whose translation MVRIDLKTLQDLEFPSVLQQIANNCITEPGTERVLKIKPFKSTDKITPELHRVKEFTASFESDSPIPNHDFEPIDKALQLLGIENSVLEISSFRRIRSVTDTTIDLLKFFRKFEEFYVYLNRFSSKVDYTSSISEEIQKKIDRFGDVKNEASEELAAIRRQLNQMKGRINSSFTKALSQYSQADYLDDIKETVVDNRRVLAVKAMYRRKIRGAVLGNSKTGSIVYIEPQETLEYANELSNLIYEEQEEIKRILKQLTEFVRPYKKLLKQYQNYLSKIDVLYAKAKYARTINGVLPVLTENKFLLLKNAYHPLLWVANKKRNEKTFPQTISLEPEKRIIVISGPNAGGKSITLKTVGLLQVMLQSGLLVPVDPLSEFSFFNRILTDIGDNQSIENHLSTYSYRLKKMNQFLRKCNNNTLFLIDEFGTGSDPELGGALAETFLEVFYEREAFGIITTHYANLKVLASELPHAINANMQFDNRSLEPLYQLHLGEAGSSFTFEVAQKNGIPYSLINKSKKKIERGKVRFDKTIAKLQQERSKLRETSANLKTEEQKAREESKQLEEINSKVQEKLESYQELYDSNQKMISIGKKVDSLAEKFFNNKKKKPLLDELFKMVLKENSKRKKPKPKKQKVSKAQKQAKKEEKAKKHEVKQELEQKVAVIRKRKKKEKEEAKKAPPPKPKVTLKLGDRVRMIDGRAIGTIDKIEKKKAIVNYGMFTADVSLDELEKV comes from the coding sequence ATGGTCCGTATCGATTTAAAAACATTGCAAGATTTAGAGTTTCCTTCCGTTTTGCAACAAATAGCCAATAATTGCATTACCGAACCTGGTACCGAGCGGGTTTTAAAGATTAAACCGTTTAAAAGCACCGATAAAATCACACCGGAACTGCATCGGGTAAAAGAATTTACCGCTTCATTTGAGAGTGACAGCCCCATTCCCAATCACGATTTTGAACCTATTGACAAAGCTCTTCAACTTTTAGGCATCGAGAACAGTGTGTTGGAAATTTCAAGTTTTAGAAGAATTCGTTCGGTCACCGATACTACAATTGATTTATTAAAATTCTTCAGGAAATTTGAAGAGTTTTATGTTTATCTAAACCGTTTTTCTTCAAAAGTAGATTACACTTCGAGCATTTCTGAAGAAATTCAAAAAAAAATAGACCGATTTGGCGATGTTAAAAATGAAGCTTCTGAAGAGTTAGCAGCTATTCGCAGGCAGTTAAATCAAATGAAAGGACGTATTAACTCGTCTTTTACAAAAGCGCTGAGCCAATACTCCCAAGCAGACTATCTAGACGATATTAAAGAAACAGTTGTGGACAACCGAAGAGTGCTGGCGGTAAAAGCCATGTACCGGCGGAAAATACGAGGAGCCGTTTTAGGAAATTCGAAAACCGGAAGTATTGTTTACATAGAACCTCAAGAAACCCTTGAGTATGCTAATGAGTTAAGCAATTTAATTTACGAGGAGCAGGAAGAAATAAAACGGATCTTAAAACAGCTTACTGAGTTTGTACGTCCATATAAAAAGTTGCTAAAGCAATACCAAAACTACCTCTCCAAGATTGACGTTTTGTATGCAAAAGCAAAATATGCTCGCACTATCAATGGTGTTTTACCGGTTTTGACCGAAAATAAATTTTTACTTTTAAAGAACGCTTATCACCCGTTGTTATGGGTTGCTAACAAAAAGCGGAACGAGAAAACCTTCCCACAGACTATTTCTTTGGAACCTGAAAAGCGTATTATCGTAATCAGCGGCCCCAATGCCGGAGGAAAGAGCATCACTCTTAAAACTGTTGGCTTATTACAGGTTATGCTGCAAAGTGGATTGTTGGTCCCAGTAGATCCATTAAGTGAGTTTAGTTTTTTTAATCGGATTTTAACCGATATTGGCGACAATCAATCTATCGAAAACCATTTGAGCACGTATAGCTACCGATTAAAAAAAATGAATCAATTCCTTCGAAAATGCAACAACAATACCCTCTTTTTAATAGATGAATTTGGTACCGGAAGTGATCCAGAATTAGGCGGAGCCTTAGCTGAAACATTTTTAGAAGTATTTTACGAACGAGAAGCCTTCGGGATTATTACAACACATTATGCCAATTTAAAAGTATTAGCGAGTGAGCTACCGCATGCCATCAATGCCAATATGCAGTTTGACAACCGAAGCTTAGAGCCGTTGTACCAATTGCATTTAGGGGAAGCTGGAAGCTCCTTTACATTTGAAGTAGCACAGAAAAATGGCATTCCATATAGCTTGATTAATAAATCGAAAAAGAAAATTGAACGCGGAAAAGTTCGGTTTGATAAAACCATTGCCAAATTACAACAAGAGCGCTCGAAACTTCGAGAAACTTCGGCTAACTTAAAGACTGAAGAACAGAAAGCACGAGAAGAAAGTAAACAGTTAGAAGAAATAAATAGCAAAGTGCAAGAAAAACTGGAAAGCTATCAAGAATTGTATGATAGCAACCAGAAAATGATTTCTATAGGTAAAAAGGTAGATTCGTTAGCTGAAAAATTCTTCAACAACAAAAAGAAAAAACCATTACTCGATGAGCTTTTTAAAATGGTTTTAAAAGAAAATAGCAAACGCAAAAAACCAAAACCTAAAAAACAAAAAGTCAGTAAAGCACAAAAACAAGCTAAAAAAGAAGAAAAAGCTAAAAAGCACGAAGTAAAACAAGAGTTAGAGCAAAAAGTAGCTGTAATTAGAAAACGTAAAAAGAAAGAAAAGGAAGAGGCCAAAAAAGCGCCACCTCCAAAACCGAAAGTGACCTTAAAGCTTGGTGATCGTGTGCGGATGATTGACGGCCGAGCCATTGGAACCATCGATAAGATTGAAAAGAAAAAAGCAATCGTTAATTACGGTATGTTCACTGCAGATGTAAGTTTGGATGAGTTGGAAAAAGTTTGA
- the ung gene encoding uracil-DNA glycosylase — protein MKVTIEESWKQQLADEFEKPYFKQLKDFVKNEYDKNTCFPPGQQIFSAFDHTPFNEVKVVILGQDPYHGVGQANGLCFSVADGIAKPPSLVNIFKEIETDVNISVPPNGNLERWANQGVLLLNATLTVRAHKAGSHQKKGWEQFTNAVISKLSENREGLVFLLWGGYAKKKGAKIDTEKHLVLTSGHPSPLSANRGYWFGNKHFSKTNLYLEKAGKEKIEW, from the coding sequence ATGAAGGTAACAATTGAAGAAAGTTGGAAGCAGCAATTAGCCGATGAATTTGAGAAACCGTACTTCAAACAATTAAAAGATTTTGTAAAAAATGAATATGATAAAAACACCTGTTTTCCTCCCGGACAACAAATATTTTCTGCTTTTGACCACACACCTTTTAATGAAGTTAAAGTAGTAATATTAGGGCAAGATCCTTATCACGGAGTTGGACAAGCAAATGGTTTGTGTTTTTCAGTTGCGGATGGTATTGCAAAACCTCCCTCATTGGTTAATATTTTTAAAGAAATTGAAACTGATGTAAATATTTCGGTACCACCAAACGGGAATTTGGAACGGTGGGCAAATCAAGGGGTGTTATTATTAAATGCAACGTTGACAGTTAGAGCACATAAAGCTGGGAGTCATCAAAAAAAGGGATGGGAACAATTTACCAATGCCGTTATTTCAAAACTCTCTGAAAATAGGGAAGGACTCGTTTTTTTATTATGGGGTGGTTATGCTAAGAAGAAAGGAGCAAAAATCGATACGGAGAAACATTTGGTGCTAACTAGTGGCCATCCGTCACCATTGAGTGCTAATAGAGGCTATTGGTTTGGGAATAAACATTTCAGTAAAACAAATTTGTATTTAGAAAAAGCTGGAAAAGAAAAAATTGAGTGGTAA
- a CDS encoding substrate-binding domain-containing protein, whose protein sequence is MKKLLIGGVPEHFNLPWYLTLRDKKYHDENINLRWKDYYGGTGEMCKALRDGSIDMAVILTEGIVRDIINGNDSKIVQVFVKSPLLWGIHVAENSDYKKVSDLKGTEAAISRYGSGSHLMSYVNAENQGWDYEDDLEFKVIQDLDGALKNLPEGNGDYFMWEKFTTKPYVDNGPFRLVGECPTPWPCFVIAVRNEILEKDSELITSILETINQTTKEFKDIPSIDTMISNRYDQKLEDVQQWLSLTEWSQENLTEEELKSVQEKLIELNLIDKKIPSEEILWKSS, encoded by the coding sequence ATGAAAAAATTGCTCATAGGTGGTGTACCTGAACACTTTAATTTACCTTGGTACTTAACACTTCGCGACAAAAAGTATCACGACGAAAATATTAATCTTCGCTGGAAAGATTATTATGGCGGAACCGGTGAAATGTGTAAAGCCCTTCGTGATGGCAGCATTGATATGGCTGTAATTTTAACTGAAGGTATTGTTCGTGATATTATAAACGGAAACGATTCAAAAATTGTTCAAGTGTTTGTAAAATCTCCTTTGTTATGGGGAATTCATGTTGCTGAAAACTCAGATTATAAAAAGGTTTCCGATTTAAAAGGAACAGAAGCCGCTATAAGCCGTTATGGATCGGGTTCTCACTTAATGTCGTATGTAAACGCTGAAAATCAAGGTTGGGATTACGAAGATGACTTAGAATTTAAAGTAATTCAAGACTTAGATGGTGCCTTAAAAAATCTTCCCGAGGGAAATGGCGACTATTTTATGTGGGAAAAATTTACCACAAAACCCTACGTAGATAATGGCCCGTTTAGATTGGTTGGCGAGTGCCCTACTCCCTGGCCATGCTTTGTAATTGCTGTTAGAAATGAAATTTTAGAGAAAGATAGTGAACTTATTACATCTATATTGGAAACCATAAACCAAACTACAAAAGAGTTTAAAGACATACCGTCTATAGATACTATGATATCTAATAGGTATGATCAAAAATTAGAAGATGTGCAGCAATGGTTATCATTAACCGAATGGAGCCAAGAAAACCTCACGGAAGAAGAGCTTAAAAGTGTTCAAGAAAAATTGATTGAATTAAATTTAATTGATAAAAAAATCCCTTCAGAAGAGATCCTTTGGAAATCTTCTTAA